A window of the Zeugodacus cucurbitae isolate PBARC_wt_2022May chromosome 2, idZeuCucr1.2, whole genome shotgun sequence genome harbors these coding sequences:
- the LOC105218380 gene encoding protein takeout yields MFKLGLVAILTLISWISTNAQDDVQPYFLQQCPRDEEYVNECLRDSGNKLVHYLRQGVPELDIYDIEPVVIDEIGIVLGSGPDGYRALFRNIQAYGVSNITVTNVRSDLETLQFQLTCEIPHIKVRSQYRSTGVLILVKASGAGDYWGEYDGVKAKIYFKAIPNLADDGRTYLTADQVKMDFNVKEIKMGVDNIANGNTVIQAALNLFINSNAQELLKEMKPALRTKLTLVIRNFMDRLFAKIPLDQWVNLN; encoded by the exons atgtttaaactcGGTTTGGTTGCGATTTTAACATTAATCAGTTGGATTTCCACAAACGCGCAGGACGATGTGCAAC CCTATTTCCTACAACAATGCCCGCGCGATGAGGAATACGTTAATGAATGCTTGCGCGACAGTGGCAATAAATTGGTGCACTACTTGCGGCAGGGCGTACCAGAGCTGGATATCTATGAT ATCGAACCAGTTGTCATTGATGAGATTGGTATTGTGCTTGGCAGCGGACCGGATGGTTATCGTGCGCTATTCCGTAATATACAAGCATATGGTGTTAGTAATATAACGGTAACCAATGTGCG TTCCGATTTGGAGACACTACAATTCCAGTTGACTTGCGAAATTCCACACATTAAAGTACGTTCGCAATACCGCTCGACCGGCGTCTTGATTTTGGTGAAAGCCTCAGGTGCCGGTGATTATTGGGGCGAATATG ATGGCGTCAAAGCAAAAATTTACTTCAAAGCCATTCCGAATTTGGCTGACGATGGACGCACATACCTAACAGCCGATCAGGTTAAAATGGATTtcaatgtaaaagaaataaaaatgggtGTGGATAATATTGCTAATGGCAACACAGTGATAC AGGCTGCATTGAATCTCTTCATCAATTCCAATGCACAAGAGCTGTTGAAGGAAATGAAGCCCGCGCTACGTACCAAACTCACGCTGGTTATACGCAACTTCATGGATCGGTTATTTGCGAAAATACCGCTCGACCAATGGGTCAATCTTAATTAG